Genomic window (Paenibacillus sp. 37):
AAGGACCATACCACCGCTTGCCTGAATTCAGGGCAGGCGGTCTTTTGTCTATGCATCAACGTCAAATTCATGTAATATAAGTATTAATTCATTTTCAGGAACCTGGATGATGCTGGAGGGAAAACCATGAAAGATTTGAACGATCTGCAATTAAAAGTTCTGGATCTGCTGAAGGAAGACGCGAGAAGGACTCCCGCACTGCTGTCGACGCTGCTGGGGGAGTCGGAAGACAAGATCAAGAACGCCGTTGCACAGCTTGAACAAGACCACGTCATCGTAAAATACGCTACCGTCGTGAACTGGAGCAAAATAGATGATGAAAAAGTAACAGCTCTGATTGAGGTGCAGATCACGCCGGAGCGTGGTCGTGGCTTTGAAGGGATTGCCGAACGCATTTATCTCTATCCGCAAGTGAAGTCCGTATATCTCATGTCCGGTGCATACGATCTGCTCGTAGAAGTGGAAGGTGGCAACCTGCGTGAAGTCGCTAATTTTGTGTCGGAGAAACTGTCTCCGATAGACTCTGTACTTTCAACCAAAACGAATTTTATTCTTAAAAAATATAAGCAGGACGGGATTATCTTTGAAGACCATCAGGAAGACAACCGTCTCATGATCTCGCCGTAAAGGAAGATGTGTCATGATAGTGAATGAACAGACAACCGGGAACAACAAGAAAATGACATCGTATCTGGCACCCCTCGTGCAGCAGATACCTCCATCCGGAATTCGTAAATTCTTTGATCTGGTTGGAGACAACAAGGATATTATCACATTGGGTGTGGGTGAACCTGATTTTGTTACCCCTTGGCATATGCGTGAAGCTTGTGTATACTCGCTGGAAAGAGGTATGACCAGTTATACATCCAACGCAGGTATGCCGAAGTTGAGAGAAGCCATCAGTGAATATCTGGATACTCAGTTTGATACCAAATACGATCCCAAGGATGAGATTATTGTTACGGTGGGTGGCAGTGAAGCGATAGACTTGGCTTTGCGCGCATTAATCGTACCTGGTGACGAGATTCTCATTCCTGAA
Coding sequences:
- a CDS encoding Lrp/AsnC family transcriptional regulator; amino-acid sequence: MKDLNDLQLKVLDLLKEDARRTPALLSTLLGESEDKIKNAVAQLEQDHVIVKYATVVNWSKIDDEKVTALIEVQITPERGRGFEGIAERIYLYPQVKSVYLMSGAYDLLVEVEGGNLREVANFVSEKLSPIDSVLSTKTNFILKKYKQDGIIFEDHQEDNRLMISP